TTTTTGTGTCGCTTCAGTGCACCGCAAAAGCATCGTCCCAAGCTTCAGTTGCAGCATCTCCCTACCTCATAGAACGCGTCGCTAATAATGATTGGTTACTGATTGATGTACGTTCACCTCAAGAATTTGCCGAAGGACATATTCCGGGCGCCATAAACATGCCTCATGAAAACATTAATGACTACGTTAATGATTTGAAAGACCATAAAGACAAACCCATTATTATTTATTGCCGCTCTGGGCGTCGAGCTAAACTTGCTATGAAAGTACTTGAAGAACTCGACTTCTCTGAAGTTATGCACCTTGAAGGCGACATGTTAGGTTGGAGCGCAGCAGGTATGTCAGTCGACCGCATGTAGATTCTCTCTACATGGTTGTGTGCATTAGTTTTGGCTGTGATACACTTTTTGACCTTCTCTCATTTTGTGAACTGTGATGAAAATAGATATCGCTACACCAGCTATGCTGTTTCCAGCAATTTCCTTGTTGCTTTTAGCTTACACAAATCGCTTTTTGACTTTAGCAACAATCATCAGAAACTTCTCAAAAGAAGAGCGCGACGACAATACACTGGCACAAATTAAAAACCTTCGCTTGCGTATTCAGTTGATCAAACGCATGCAAATCGCAGGGGTTGGTAGCTTCTTTTTATGTGTAGTATCAATGCTTGCTATTTACCTCACCTACCAACAAGTGGGTAACTGGGTATTTGCAGCAAGCTTGGTGTCATTGCTTTATTCACTTTGGATGTCTGTGCGTGAAATTCTTATTTCTGTCGAAGCACTAGACGTACACCTTGATGGCATGAAGCATGCTCATAAATCGGGTAAAAGCGCAGCAACCTCAGATAAGAAACGCGTAGAACATATACAATAACCCCTTTGTCACCATTCAACCCTACAACACGCAAGATTATCCAAAACAAGACATATGCAAAACAAGACACAGATTGAATATGCCCCGTTGGCGAATACACACTTCGACGGTGTTATTGAGTTAGGTAACGCTGTTCATGGAGACAACTATCTCACCGATGAACTCATTAACGACTACTACAACAAAAGCTTTCACAATGAGATCAATGCTAGCTGGGTAGCATTGCACAATCACAAGGTGGTAGGTTTTAGATTGACCTTCGCACATAGCCAATGGCAAGTGGATAACTGGTGCACTCCCTCACTGTGGCAACTTGATGCAGATAAGGTGTGTTATTTTAAGTGCAACACCGTATCACCTGATATGCAAGGTACTGGCATTGGCAGCGCCTTGTTAAAGAAATCGATTGAGCGCGCTAAGGCGCAAGGTGCACAAGCTGGCTTAGCACATATCTGGCTTGCCAGCCCCGGAAATAGCGCGTTTAAGTATTTTTCAAAAAATGGCGGCGAGCTTATTAAAAAGCACCCTAACAAGTGGCGTTATATCTCTATTCACGAAGGTTACGATTGTCCAGTTTGTGACGGCTACTGTGAATGTGAAGGTGCTGAAATGCTGCTGCGTTTTTAGTTGTTTGGTGCCCAAAGCAATATGCAATACGACCCCCTTGTTTCCAAACATGTGCAGCCCTCGTTACCTGCACCTACTACTTATTGGCACAGTACCCATAATTGCGTGCACTATGAAGCACTCGCCCGCGATATCAATACTGAATACCTGGTTATTGGCGGAGGCTATACAGGCTTATCAGCGGCAATCACGCTGGCAGAAGCGGGAAAACATGTTGTACTTATTGATGCACACTCCGTAGGCTTTGG
The DNA window shown above is from Alteromonas sp. KC3 and carries:
- a CDS encoding DUF2721 domain-containing protein, producing the protein MKIDIATPAMLFPAISLLLLAYTNRFLTLATIIRNFSKEERDDNTLAQIKNLRLRIQLIKRMQIAGVGSFFLCVVSMLAIYLTYQQVGNWVFAASLVSLLYSLWMSVREILISVEALDVHLDGMKHAHKSGKSAATSDKKRVEHIQ
- a CDS encoding GNAT family N-acetyltransferase, whose translation is MQNKTQIEYAPLANTHFDGVIELGNAVHGDNYLTDELINDYYNKSFHNEINASWVALHNHKVVGFRLTFAHSQWQVDNWCTPSLWQLDADKVCYFKCNTVSPDMQGTGIGSALLKKSIERAKAQGAQAGLAHIWLASPGNSAFKYFSKNGGELIKKHPNKWRYISIHEGYDCPVCDGYCECEGAEMLLRF
- a CDS encoding rhodanese-like domain-containing protein translates to MKFVVAGFLIVASVALFVSLQCTAKASSQASVAASPYLIERVANNDWLLIDVRSPQEFAEGHIPGAINMPHENINDYVNDLKDHKDKPIIIYCRSGRRAKLAMKVLEELDFSEVMHLEGDMLGWSAAGMSVDRM